A single Phoenix dactylifera cultivar Barhee BC4 chromosome 1, palm_55x_up_171113_PBpolish2nd_filt_p, whole genome shotgun sequence DNA region contains:
- the LOC103698380 gene encoding calcium-binding protein 39 isoform X1 — MAFSFFKPSKARSSPSDLVKAIRESLLALDTKTVAKAREEAEKNILSMRQMLTGDGEAEPNQEQISQIALEICKEGVLSLFVHKLPSLGWDARKDIVHCWCILLRQQVGSGYCCVEYIENHLELLDFLVVCYNNKEIALNCGNMLRECIKYPTLAKYLLESTSFELFFKYVELPNFDIASDALATFKDLLTKHETAVSQFLSSHYEQRMLFQFFELYEKLLTSTNYVTRRQSLKFLSEFLLETPNSQIMKRYIIEVRYLKIMMALLKDSSKNIQICAFHIFKVFVANPNKPREIIEVLANNHAELLMLLHCLPTSRSEDEQLEEERDLVIKEIESLSHPSQAAI; from the exons atggccttctccttcttcaagcCGTCCAAGGCCAGGTCGTCCCCTTCCGACCTCGTGAAGGCCATCCGGGAGAGCCTACTTGCCCTTGATACCAAGACCGTCGCAAAG GCTcgtgaagaagctgaaaagaatATTCTTTCAATGAGACAAATGCTGACTGGAGATGGAGAAGCTGAACCAAATCAGGAGCAGATTTCGCAGATTGCTCTTGAAATTTGCAAGGAGGGtgttctttccctttttgttcATAAATTGCCATCATTGGGGTGGGAT GCTAGAAAAGATATAGTGCACTGTTGGTGCATTTTGTTAAGGCAGCAAGTTGGTTCTGGTTATTGCTGCGTGGAGTATATTGAGAATCATTTGGAACTTTTGGACTTCCTTGTTGTTTG TTATAACAACAAAGAAATTGCATTGAATTGCGGTAACATGTTGAGGGAATGCATCAAATATCCAACGCTTGCGAA ATATCTATTGGAATCAACTAGCTTCGAACTGTTCTTCAAGTATGTCGAACTGCCAAACTTTGATATTGCTTCTGATGCTCTTGCCACCTTCAAG GACTTGCTTACAAAACATGAAACTGCAGTTTCCCAGTTTTTGAGTTCCCACTATGAACAG AGAATGTTATTCCAGTTCTTTGAGCTCTATGAAAAGTTGTTGACATCTACAAACTATGTGACAAGAAGACAATCCTTGAAG TTTCTTTCGGAATTTCTTTTGGAGACTCCAAATTCACAGATAATGAAGCGCTACATTATAGAAGTTCGATACTTGAAAATTATGATGGCACTTTTGAAG GATTCAAGCAAAAATATCCAGATTTGTGCATTCCATATTTTTAAG GTATTTGTTGCTAATCCAAATAAGCCACGTGAGATCATTGAAGTCTTGGCAAACAATCATGCAGAATTGCTGATGCTACTTCACTGTCTTCCTACAAGCAGAA GTGAAGATGAGCAACTTGAAGAGGAGAGAGATTTAGTAATCAAGGAGATTGAAAGTCTTTCACATCCGTCGCAAGCAGCCATTTAG
- the LOC103696016 gene encoding transcription termination factor MTERF4, chloroplastic-like, whose translation MCSRLPSPSLFHHAGSTRKVLAVAKKIVLGKYPQPPEHPALSSLPGLSLQTRETHLLCQSCTDAVVASSPPIEQRPIHRGTMRALGHPGITISGTYVLFSPSKTPTFCFGCLTQQIPFTRKILDFSGSIKKKSNVLITSRSFTTSSASLAPSVPSSRRPSSSLYARPSLLQMKDERAANRARVYEFLRGLGIVPDELDGLELPVTVDVMRERVDFLHSLGLTIEDINNYPLVLGCSVKKNMVPVLDYLGKLGVRKATITEFLRRYPQVLHASVVVDLAPVVKYLQGLDIKPGDVPRVLERYPELLGFKLEGTMSTSVAYLIGIGVARRELGGVLTRYPEILGMRVGRVIKPFVEYLESLGLPRLAVARLVEKRPHILGFGLDYQAKPNVEALLEFGIRKEALASVIAQYPDIMGIELKAKLVSQQSLFESSILVGRDEYGKVIEKMPQAVSLSRSTVLKHVDFLKGCGFLLKQVSRMVVGCPQLLALNLDIMRMNFEYFQTEMNGDLEELIAFPAFFTYGLESTIRPRHQIMAKKGLKCSLGWLLNCSDEKFKERMSYDSIGIEEMETEPSFDMKTFLEPREEDDSGSEYDEDSEFEDGDDVFM comes from the exons ATGTGCTCTAGACTCCCCAGTCCATCGCTTTTCCATCATGCGGGGAGCACGCGCAAAGTTCTCGCAGTTGCTAAGAAGATTGTTCTCGGCAAATATCCGCAGCCACCCGAGCACCCTGCCCTCTCCTCGCTCCCTGGTCTCTCGCTGCAAACGAGGGAAACCCACCTCCTCTGCCAAAGTTGCACCGACGCCGTCGTAGCTTCGTCCCCCCCAATCGAACAGCGGCCAATCCACAG AGGCACCATGAGAGCTCTCGGCCACCCCGGCATCACAATTTCCGGCACCTAtgttctcttctccccctccaAAACCCCGACTTTTTGCTTCGGCTGCCTCACCCAGCAAATTCCTTTCACCAGAAAAATCCTTGATTTTTCTGGAAGCATCAAGAAGAAGAGCAATGTTCTCATCACTTCAAGGAGTTTCACAACTTCTTCTGCCTCCTTGGCACCCTCCGTCCCTTCGAGCCGCAGGCCTTCGTCTTCCCTCTATGCTCGGCCCAGCCTGCTCCAGATGAAGGACGAGCGCGCCGCCAACCGCGCCCGCGTCTACGAGTTCCTCCGCGGGCTCGGCATCGTCCCGGACGAGCTCGACGGCCTCGAGCTCCCCGTCACCGTCGACGTCATGCGGGAGCGCGTCGACTTCCTCCACTCCCTCGGCCTCACCATAGAGGACATCAACAATTACCCCCTCGTCCTTGGTTGCAGCGTCAAGAAGAACATGGTCCCCGTTCTCGATTACCTCGGGAAGCTGGGTGTCCGCaaggccaccatcacggagttCTTGCGGCGGTACCCGCAGGTCCTCCACGCGAGCGTCGTCGTCGATCTTGCACCTGTCGTGAAGTACTTGCAGGGTCTGGACATCAAGCCCGGCGACGTCCCTCGGGTCCTCGAGCGGTACCCGGAGCTGCTCGGGTTCAAATTGGAGGGCACCATGAGCACGTCGGTGGCCTATCTGATTGGAATTGGAGttgcaagaagagagctaggaggtGTTCTCACTCGATATCCGGAGATACTCGGGATGCGAGTTGGGAGGGTGATCAAGCCTTTCGTCGAATATCTTGAGAGCCTGGGTTTACCGAGGCTGGCAGTGGCAAGATTGGTTGAGAAAAGGCCTCACATTCTTGGCTTTGGCTTGGACTACCAAGCGAAACCCAATGTCGAGGCTCTGCTAGAGTTTGGTATTCGGAAGGAGGCATTAGCTTCTGTGATAGCACAGTATCCCGACATTATGGGTATTGAGCTGAAGGCTAAGCTTGTCTCGCAGCAAAGCTTGTTTGAATCGAGTATTTTGGTGGGTCGTGATGAATATGGAAAAGTCATTGAGAAAATGCCTCAAGCTGTTAGTCTTAGCCGCTCTACTGTGCTGAAGCACGTTGatttcctcaaaggctgtggCTTTTTGTTGAAACAAGTGAGCAGAATGGTGGTTGGCTGCCCTCAATTGCTTGCATTGAATCTGGATATTATGAGAATGAACTTCGAGTATTTTCAGACAGAGATGAATGGGGATTTGGAGGAGCTAATTGCTTTTCCTGCTTTCTTTACATATGGTCTCGAGTCTACAATAAGACCAAGGCATCAGATTATGGCCAAGAAAGGGCTGAAGTGTTCACTTGGATGGCTGCTAAATTGTTCTGATGAGAAATTTAAAGAACGAATGAGTTATGACTCCATTGGAATCGAGGAAATGGAAACAGAACCATCGTTTGACATGAAGACATTTTTAGAACCTAGGGAGGAAGATGATTCTGGATCTGAATACGATGAAGACAGTGAGTTTGAGGACGGTGATGATGTGTTTATGTGA
- the LOC103696018 gene encoding probable galacturonosyltransferase-like 4 has translation MASSSPLYCLHGLLSLSSSILLPILLFQHYAIVEVAPIRIDIIRRPSMIPAVPTFREAPAFRNGDECPPPSIAGLVNIAMTLDANYLRGTIAAVLSILQHTSCPESVVFHFLAARLEPDILTSIRSTFPYLDFHVYRFESNRVRGRISRSIRHALDQPLNYARIYLAEILPPEVTRIIYLDSDVIVVDDIRQLWEAELGNHVMAAPEYCHTNFTKYFTDAFWLDPELAKTFDGRQPCYFNTGVMVMDAEKWRQGGYTKMVEDWMEVQKQKRIYHLGSLPPFLLVLAGNIKAVDHRWNQHGLGGDNIEGKCRNLHPGPISLLHWSGKGKPWLRLDSRKPCTVDYLWAPYDLYRSSSPTLEE, from the coding sequence ATGGCCTCTTCCTCCCCTCTTTATTGCCTCCATGGCCTCCTGTCCTTGTCCTCCTCCATCTTACTCCCCATTCTTCTTTTCCAACATTATGCCATCGTTGAGGTTGCCCCCATCCGTATTGACATCATTCGACGCCCATCCATGATTCCAGCTGTCCCTACCTTTCGAGAGGCCCCTGCTTTTCGCAATGGTGATGAGTGCCCCCCACCATCTATTGCAGGGCTTGTCAATATTGCCATGACTTTAGATGCCAACTACCTACGTGGAACCATAGCTGCTGTCCTCTCTATCTTGCAGCATACCTCCTGCCCGGAGAGCGTCGTCTTCCACTTTCTTGCAGCTCGGCTCGAGCCTGACATCTTGACTAGCATCCGTTCTACTTTTCCTTACCTCGACTTTCATGTCTACCGCTTTGAGAGCAATCGTGTGCGCGGTCGCATCTCTCGATCCATCCGCCATGCTCTTGACCAGCCACTTAACTATGCTCGTATCTATCTTGCCGAGATCCTCCCTCCTGAAGTCACGCGCATTATTTACCTTGACTCTGATGTCATTGTTGTTGATGACATTCGCCAGTTGTGGGAGGCGGAGCTTGGGAACCACGTCATGGCCGCGCCTGAGTACTGCCATACCAACTTCACCAAGTACTTCACCGATGCCTTTTGGTTAGACCCGGAGCTTGCAAAAACCTTCGATGGCCGACAGCCTTGCTACTTCAATACTGGAGTGATGGTGATGGATGCTGAGAAGTGGAGACAAGGAGGTTACACCAAGATGGTGGAGGATTGGATGGAAGTACAGAAGCAAAAAAGAATCTACCACCTCGGCTCTTTGCCACCATTCTTGTTGGTCCTTGCTGGCAACATCAAAGCTGTCGACCATCGTTGGAACCAGCATGGGTTGGGTGGAGACAACATTGAGGGAAAATGTCGAAACCTGCATCCAGGTCCCATTAGTCTCCTTCATTGGAGCGGTAAGGGAAAGCCATGGCTTCGACTAGACTCAAGAAAGCCTTGCACTGTGGATTATCTTTGGGCCCCTTATGATCTATATAGGTCTTCATCACCCACACTAGAAGAATGA
- the LOC103698380 gene encoding calcium-binding protein 39 isoform X2, translating to MAFSFFKPSKARSSPSDLVKAIRESLLALDTKTVAKAREEAEKNILSMRQMLTGDGEAEPNQEQISQIALEICKEGVLSLFVHKLPSLGWDARKDIVHCWCILLRQQVGSGYCCVEYIENHLELLDFLVVCYNNKEIALNCGNMLRECIKYPTLAKYLLESTSFELFFKYVELPNFDIASDALATFKDLLTKHETAVSQFLSSHYEQFFELYEKLLTSTNYVTRRQSLKFLSEFLLETPNSQIMKRYIIEVRYLKIMMALLKDSSKNIQICAFHIFKVFVANPNKPREIIEVLANNHAELLMLLHCLPTSRSEDEQLEEERDLVIKEIESLSHPSQAAI from the exons atggccttctccttcttcaagcCGTCCAAGGCCAGGTCGTCCCCTTCCGACCTCGTGAAGGCCATCCGGGAGAGCCTACTTGCCCTTGATACCAAGACCGTCGCAAAG GCTcgtgaagaagctgaaaagaatATTCTTTCAATGAGACAAATGCTGACTGGAGATGGAGAAGCTGAACCAAATCAGGAGCAGATTTCGCAGATTGCTCTTGAAATTTGCAAGGAGGGtgttctttccctttttgttcATAAATTGCCATCATTGGGGTGGGAT GCTAGAAAAGATATAGTGCACTGTTGGTGCATTTTGTTAAGGCAGCAAGTTGGTTCTGGTTATTGCTGCGTGGAGTATATTGAGAATCATTTGGAACTTTTGGACTTCCTTGTTGTTTG TTATAACAACAAAGAAATTGCATTGAATTGCGGTAACATGTTGAGGGAATGCATCAAATATCCAACGCTTGCGAA ATATCTATTGGAATCAACTAGCTTCGAACTGTTCTTCAAGTATGTCGAACTGCCAAACTTTGATATTGCTTCTGATGCTCTTGCCACCTTCAAG GACTTGCTTACAAAACATGAAACTGCAGTTTCCCAGTTTTTGAGTTCCCACTATGAACAG TTCTTTGAGCTCTATGAAAAGTTGTTGACATCTACAAACTATGTGACAAGAAGACAATCCTTGAAG TTTCTTTCGGAATTTCTTTTGGAGACTCCAAATTCACAGATAATGAAGCGCTACATTATAGAAGTTCGATACTTGAAAATTATGATGGCACTTTTGAAG GATTCAAGCAAAAATATCCAGATTTGTGCATTCCATATTTTTAAG GTATTTGTTGCTAATCCAAATAAGCCACGTGAGATCATTGAAGTCTTGGCAAACAATCATGCAGAATTGCTGATGCTACTTCACTGTCTTCCTACAAGCAGAA GTGAAGATGAGCAACTTGAAGAGGAGAGAGATTTAGTAATCAAGGAGATTGAAAGTCTTTCACATCCGTCGCAAGCAGCCATTTAG